The Vicia villosa cultivar HV-30 ecotype Madison, WI unplaced genomic scaffold, Vvil1.0 ctg.001343F_1_1_3, whole genome shotgun sequence genome includes a window with the following:
- the LOC131634733 gene encoding soyasapogenol B glucuronide galactosyltransferase-like translates to MLSHGGAEANNLNVIFLPFLCTSHTIPMIDMARIFAMHGVNITIFTTAGNVGIFQKCIDRDISLGRYIKTHILEFPAQQVGLPIGIETMNANTSLDTAKKIYEASLLLQPRIESYLFDKLFKVDCIVSDMFYTWTVEAAAKLGVPRIVFCPASIFSRCAELSFELHATHTEADSENIKIVGLPHKLEIARLQLPDWLLEPSEFGSIMKGVNDSTRRSYGAVFNSFYDMESAYEEHYKNVFGTKCWSLGPVSYWANQDLSDKAERGDEKVEEGDVLLQWLNSKKENSVIYVSFGSISKFPISQLIEIAHALEASTHDFIWVVRKNNEAGGSSEEGEGFMEEFEKRVRESKKGYLIWGWAPQLLILENKAIGGIVTHCGWNTTIESINAGLPMVTWPLFSEQFFHEKLVVEVLRIGVSIGVRKWKIWNEFEGEVVKREDIGKAIGLVMENGNEAKEMRSRAKALSEDSKKAILVGGSSHANLIQFIEELESLKLQRLNGSI, encoded by the exons ATGTTGTCTCATGGAGGAGCAGAAGCCAATAACCTCAACGTCATTTTCCTTCCCTTTTTATGCACAAGTCACACCATCCCAATGATTGACATGGCAAGAATATTCGCCATGCATGGTGTAAACATCACCATATTCACCACAGCAGGAAACGTCGgaattttccaaaaatgcatcgacCGTGATATCAGTCTCGGCCGATACATAAAAACACACATCTTGGAATTCCCGGCCCAACAAGTCGGTCTTCCAATCGGAATAGAAACCATGAACGCTAATACTTCTCTTGACACGGCCAAGAAAATCTACGAGGCGTCCCTACTCCTACAACCACGAATAGAGAGTTACTTGTTTGACAAGTTATTCAAAGTTGATTGCATAGTTAGTGACATGTTTTACACTTGGACTGTGGAAGCTGCAGCCAAGTTAGGTGTTCCAAGGATTGTATTCTGTCCTGCAAGTATTTTTTCTCGTTGCGCCGAGCTCTCGTTTGAGCTACACGCAACTCACACCGAAGCTGATTCTGAAAATATCAAGATCGTAGGGTTGCCCCATAAATTGGAGATAGCTAGATTGCAACTACCAGATTGGTTATTAGAGCCAAGTGAGTTTGGATCAATAATGAAG GGGGTCAATGATTCAACTAGAAGAAGCTATGGTGCAGTGTTCAATAGCTTTTACGATATGGAGAGTGCATATGAGGAGCATTACAAGAATGTGTTTGGGACAAAGTGTTGGAGTTTAGGACCAGTTTCATATTGGGCAAATCAAGATCTATCTGATAAGGCAGAAAGAGGAGACGAGAAAGTAGAAGAAGGAGATGTTTTGCTTCAATGGCTTAACTCTAAGAAAGAGAATTCTGTTATCTATGTGAGTTTTGGTAGCATTAGCAAGTTTCCAATATCTCAACTTATTGAAATTGCTCATGCACTTGAAGCTTCAACCCATGATTTCATTTGGGTGGTACGTAAAAATAATGAGGCTGGAGGTagtagtgaagaaggtgaaggttTTATGGAAGAGTTTGAGAAGAGAGTGAGAGAAAGCAAAAAAGGGTATTTGATATGGGGTTGGGCCCCACAATTGttgatacttgaaaataaagctATTGGGGGCATAGTGACTCATTGTGGTTGGAACACAACAATTGAAAGCATTAATGCTGGGTTGCCTATGGTGACTTGGCCTTTGTTTTCGGAACAATTTTTTCATGAGAAACTAGTGGTTGAAGTTTTGAGGATTGGGGTATCAATTGGAGTCAGAAAATGGAAAATATGGAATGAGTTTGAGGGTGAGGTTGTGAAAAGGGAGGATATTGGAAAGGCTATTGGTTTGGTGATGGAAAATGGAAATGAAGCTAAGGAGATGAGATCAAGAGCCAAAGCTTTGAGTGAGGATTCAAAGAAAGCTATACTTGTTGGTGGGTCTTCTCATGCCAATTTAATACAATTCATTGAGGAGCTTGAGTCACTTAAACTTCAAAGGCTTAATGGAAGCATATGA
- the LOC131634734 gene encoding cullin-3A-like: MSNQNKKFQIEAFKYREVKDQNYADKTWNILEHAIHDIFIHNTSHLDFEDLYRHAYNMILHKFGEKLYSELVATMTSHLNEIAESVEAAEGGSFLEELNGKWNDYNKALHMIRDMLMYMDRTYVPSTQKKPVYELGLNLWRENVIYSNQIRTRLSSTLLELVYSERAGEDVNIELIRSIIKMLMNLSHFVYEQEFETPFLQGSAEFYKAESQKLIECCECGDYLKETERRLNEEIDRVSHYLDPKTEKKITDVVEKEMIENHMITLIHMENSGLVNLLCDDKYEDLGRMYNLFGRVNDGLSKICVVMTSHIRETVQKLGIDLERLKDHTEFEQGLLDVKIKYEKIIKLAFSNDELFQNALNSSFEFFRIEEERKSQID; encoded by the exons ATGAGTAACCAGAACAAAAAATTTCAAATAGAGGCCTTCAAATACCGGGAAGTCAAGGATCAGAACTATGCTGACAAGACTTGGAACATTCTTGAACATGCAATCCATGATATATTCATCCACAACACTAGTCATCTTGATTTCGAAGATCTTTACAG aCATGCTTACAATATGATTCTTCACAAGTTCGGCGAAAAGCTATATTCTGAACTAGTTGCCACCATGACTTCTCATCTTAATGAGATAGCCGAATCTGTTGAAGCCGCGGAAGGAGGTTCGTTTCTCGAAGAATTAAACGGAAAATGGAATGATTATAATAAGGCTTTACATATGATTAGAGACATGTTGATGTACATGGATAGGACCTATGTCCCAAGCACCCAGAAGAAACCTGTTTATGAACTTGGCCTAAACCTGTGGAGAGAAAATGTTATTTACTCAAATCAGATAAGGACTCGACTATCGAGTACGCTTTTGGAATTAGTATACAGCGAGCGTGCCGGAGAAGATGTTAATATAGAACTGATTAGAAGCATAATAAAGATGCTGATGAATTTAAGTCATTTTGTTTATGAACAAGAATTTGAGACTCCGTTTCTGCAAGGTTCAGCTGAGTTCTACAAGGCTGAATCTCAAAAACTTATTGAGTGTTGTGAATGCGGGGATTATCTCAAAGAAACTGAGAGGCGTCTGAATGAGGAAATAGATAGAGTGAGCCATTACTTGGACCCTAAGACTGAAAAGAAGATTACCGATGTGGTCGAGAAAGAGATGATTGAGAATCACATGATTACATTAATCCATATGGAGAACTCTGGGCTAGTAAACTTGCTTTGTGATGATAAATACGAGGATTTGGGTAGAATGTATAACTTGTTCGGCCGTGTTAATGATGGTCTCTCGAAAATATGTGTAGTGATGACTTCACACATTCGAGAGACCGTTCAAAAACTTGGTATTGATCTAGAAAGATTGAAGGATCATACTGAATTTGAGCAGGGGCTCTTGGatgtgaaaattaaatacgaaaagaTTATAAAATTGGCATTTAGTAATGACGAATTGTTCCAGAATGCTTTGAATTCTTCATTTGAATTTTTCCGTATAGAGGAAGAAAGAAAGTCCCAGATTGATTGA